One Streptomyces sp. L2 genomic window carries:
- a CDS encoding helix-turn-helix domain-containing protein, producing the protein MSDPWVALEPGADPAERVRVLRHAHETFTTVGTVPRPVRSVVAESWRRSARAGVGPDGAATVELSDGDLGSCRAEHPLSRVMPLFRELLGTFAADGEHLLAVCDAHGRLLWVEGHPATRRRADGMNFVPGARWAEAAVGTNAPGTAVAVDRPVQVFAAEHFIRRVQPWTCAAAPVHDPRTGRVLGAVDITGGDGLAHPHSLGFVRAVARAAESQLALLAPPPGAAGTPVLSALGRDEAVLRLEDGHRIRLSRRHSELLVLLARHPEGLTGDELLCALYADESVTPVTLRAELARLRRLLGPGLLASRPYRLTAAVECDATVVERRLETGALTAAVEEYAGPLLPGSQAPAVVRLRRRLADGLRAALIAHRDPDLLADWAHAPWGEDDVEVWRALAAVRPTAPARARLAALETELAAPLLTAAAGRARGQQPGATSSQRPRA; encoded by the coding sequence TTGTCCGATCCATGGGTGGCCCTGGAACCGGGGGCCGACCCGGCCGAGCGGGTGCGGGTGCTGCGCCACGCGCACGAGACGTTCACCACGGTGGGCACGGTGCCGCGCCCGGTGCGGTCCGTGGTGGCGGAGTCGTGGCGGCGCAGCGCGCGGGCCGGTGTCGGGCCGGACGGCGCCGCGACCGTGGAGCTGTCCGACGGCGACCTCGGCTCCTGTCGCGCGGAGCATCCGCTGTCCCGGGTGATGCCGTTGTTCCGGGAGCTGTTGGGCACATTCGCGGCCGACGGGGAGCATCTCCTCGCGGTGTGCGACGCGCACGGCAGGCTGCTGTGGGTCGAAGGGCATCCGGCGACCCGGCGGCGGGCGGACGGGATGAACTTCGTGCCGGGGGCCCGCTGGGCGGAGGCGGCGGTGGGCACCAACGCGCCGGGCACGGCGGTGGCCGTGGACCGGCCGGTGCAGGTGTTCGCCGCGGAGCACTTCATCCGGCGGGTGCAGCCGTGGACCTGCGCGGCCGCGCCGGTCCACGATCCGCGCACCGGCCGGGTCCTCGGCGCCGTCGACATCACCGGCGGGGACGGGCTGGCGCACCCGCACAGTCTGGGCTTCGTGCGGGCGGTGGCGCGGGCGGCCGAGTCGCAGCTCGCCCTGCTCGCCCCGCCGCCCGGCGCCGCCGGCACCCCGGTGCTGAGCGCTCTCGGCCGCGACGAGGCCGTGCTGCGCCTGGAGGACGGACACCGGATCAGGCTCAGCCGCCGGCACAGCGAACTGCTGGTCCTGCTCGCCCGCCATCCCGAGGGCCTGACCGGTGACGAGCTGTTGTGCGCGCTGTACGCGGACGAGTCAGTGACACCGGTGACGCTGCGCGCCGAACTCGCCCGGCTGAGACGGCTGCTGGGGCCGGGCCTGCTCGCCTCGCGGCCGTACCGGCTGACGGCCGCGGTGGAGTGCGACGCCACGGTCGTGGAGCGGCGGCTGGAGACGGGCGCGCTGACCGCGGCGGTGGAGGAGTACGCCGGTCCGCTGCTGCCGGGCTCGCAGGCCCCGGCGGTCGTACGGCTGCGGCGCCGCCTCGCCGACGGTCTGCGGGCGGCGCTGATCGCGCACCGCGACCCCGATCTGCTCGCGGACTGGGCGCACGCGCCGTGGGGCGAGGACGACGTGGAGGTGTGGCGTGCGCTGGCGGCCGTCCGGCCCACCGCGCCGGCACGGGCCCGCCTGGCAGCCCTTGAGACGGAGCTGGCGGCGCCTTTGCTCACCGCTGCGGCCGGCCGCGCTCGCGGACAGCAGCCGGGTGCAACGTCCTCGCAACGTCCGCGCGCCTAG
- a CDS encoding aldehyde dehydrogenase family protein has protein sequence MTRYAAPGSEGAIVSYQARYDHFIGGEYVPPARGQYFENPSPVNGQPFTEIARGTAEDVERALDAAHAAAPGWGRTSVTERSDILLKIADRMAAHLEPLAVAESWENGKPVRETLAADIPLAIDHFRYFAGAIRAQEGSLGEVDDDTVAYHFHEPLGVVAQIIPWNFPILMAAWKVAPALAAGNAVVLKPAEQTPASIHYWMSLIADLLPPGVLNIVNGFGVEAGKPLASSPRVAKVAFTGETTTGRLIMQYASENIKPVTLELGGKSPNIFFDDVWAHDDDFRDKALEGFTMFALNQGEVCTCPSRALVQRGHYTEFLDAAVARTRRIKPGHPLDTDTMIGAQASNDQLEKILSYLDIGRQEGARILTGGERVEYDGELKGGYYVQPTIFEGDNRMRVFQEEIFGPVVSVASFDDFDDAVKIANDTLYGLGAGVWTRDINTAYRAGRAIQAGRVWTNCYHAYPAHAAFGGYKQSGIGRETHKMMLEHYQQTKNLLVSYSPKKLGFF, from the coding sequence ATGACCCGTTACGCGGCGCCCGGCAGCGAGGGCGCGATCGTCTCCTACCAGGCGCGCTACGACCATTTCATCGGCGGCGAGTACGTGCCGCCGGCGCGGGGGCAGTACTTCGAGAACCCGTCGCCGGTCAACGGGCAGCCGTTCACCGAGATCGCGCGCGGCACCGCCGAGGACGTGGAGCGGGCGCTGGACGCGGCGCACGCGGCGGCTCCCGGGTGGGGCCGCACGTCGGTGACGGAGCGCTCCGACATCCTGCTGAAGATCGCCGACCGCATGGCGGCCCACCTCGAACCGCTCGCGGTGGCGGAGAGCTGGGAGAACGGCAAGCCGGTGCGGGAGACGCTGGCGGCCGACATCCCGCTCGCCATCGACCACTTCCGCTACTTCGCGGGCGCCATCCGGGCCCAGGAGGGGTCGCTGGGCGAGGTCGACGACGACACGGTGGCGTACCACTTCCACGAACCGCTCGGGGTGGTCGCGCAGATCATCCCGTGGAACTTCCCGATCCTGATGGCGGCCTGGAAAGTCGCGCCGGCGCTCGCGGCCGGCAACGCGGTCGTCCTGAAGCCGGCCGAGCAGACCCCGGCGTCCATCCACTACTGGATGAGCCTGATCGCCGATCTGCTGCCGCCGGGCGTGCTCAACATCGTCAACGGCTTCGGGGTGGAGGCGGGCAAACCGCTCGCGTCGAGTCCGCGGGTGGCGAAAGTGGCGTTCACCGGGGAGACCACGACCGGGCGGCTGATCATGCAGTACGCCTCGGAGAACATCAAACCGGTCACCCTGGAACTCGGTGGCAAGTCGCCGAACATCTTCTTCGACGACGTCTGGGCGCACGACGACGACTTCCGCGACAAGGCGCTGGAAGGCTTCACCATGTTCGCGCTCAACCAGGGCGAGGTGTGCACGTGTCCGTCCCGGGCTCTGGTCCAGCGCGGCCACTACACGGAATTCCTCGACGCGGCCGTGGCCCGCACCCGGCGGATCAAGCCCGGTCACCCCCTCGACACCGACACGATGATCGGCGCCCAGGCCTCCAACGACCAGCTGGAGAAGATCCTCTCCTACCTGGACATCGGCCGGCAGGAGGGCGCCAGGATCCTCACGGGTGGCGAACGCGTCGAGTACGACGGCGAGCTGAAGGGCGGTTACTACGTCCAGCCCACCATCTTCGAGGGCGACAACCGGATGCGGGTCTTCCAGGAGGAGATCTTCGGCCCGGTCGTCTCGGTGGCCTCCTTCGACGACTTCGACGACGCCGTCAAGATCGCCAACGACACCCTGTACGGGCTCGGGGCCGGCGTGTGGACCCGGGACATCAACACCGCCTACCGCGCGGGCCGGGCGATCCAGGCGGGCCGCGTCTGGACGAACTGCTACCACGCGTATCCGGCCCACGCGGCGTTCGGTGGCTACAAGCAGTCCGGCATCGGCCGCGAAACGCACAAGATGATGCTGGAGCACTACCAGCAGACGAAAAACCTGCTGGTGTCGTACTCCCCGAAGAAGCTGGGGTTCTTCTAG
- a CDS encoding N-acetylmuramoyl-L-alanine amidase, whose translation MDRARPQLSRRRILKGAALAAVPYALLPASRAGAQTQAVDYPPAEWQPATASNYTASNRPSSYSIDRVVIHVTQETYTDTLAIFRNPQKAVSAHYLVRSADGHVAQCVREANIAWHAGNWDYNTRSIGIEHEGWIDQPAYFTDALYEQSAKLTAAVCAKYGIPKDREHIIGHIQVPGTDHTDPGPYWDWVRYIRLVNFA comes from the coding sequence ATGGACCGGGCAAGACCGCAGCTGAGCAGACGCCGCATCCTGAAGGGCGCGGCCCTCGCCGCCGTCCCGTACGCACTGCTCCCCGCCTCCCGTGCCGGTGCGCAGACGCAGGCCGTCGACTATCCGCCGGCCGAGTGGCAGCCGGCGACCGCGTCGAACTACACGGCGTCGAACCGGCCGTCCTCCTACTCGATCGACCGTGTGGTCATCCACGTCACCCAGGAGACCTATACCGACACCCTCGCCATCTTCCGGAACCCGCAGAAGGCGGTGTCCGCCCACTATCTGGTCCGCTCGGCCGACGGACACGTCGCCCAGTGCGTGCGCGAGGCGAACATCGCCTGGCACGCGGGCAACTGGGACTACAACACCCGCAGCATCGGCATCGAGCACGAGGGCTGGATCGACCAGCCCGCGTACTTCACCGACGCCCTGTACGAGCAGTCGGCGAAGCTGACGGCTGCCGTCTGCGCCAAGTACGGCATTCCGAAGGACAGGGAGCACATCATCGGCCACATCCAGGTGCCCGGCACCGACCACACCGATCCGGGGCCCTACTGGGACTGGGTCCGCTACATCAGACTGGTCAATTTCGCCTAG
- the xylB gene encoding xylulokinase has translation MSAAEGPLVVGVDTSTQSTKALVVDAATGRVVARGQAPHTVSSGAGRESDPRQWWEALCSALGQCGDAAREASAVSIGGQQHGLVTLDARGEPVRPALLWNDVRSAPQARRLVEELGGPKGWADRAGSVPGASFTVAKWAWLSEHEPEAVGATKAVRLPHDYLTERLTGHGTTDRGDASGTGWWASATEAYDEETLAHVGLDPALLPRVVRPGEVAGTVRDSHDLPFSKGTLVAAGTGDNAAAALGLGLRPGTPVLSLGTSGTVYAVSRRRPGDPTGTVAGFADAREDWLPLACTLNCTLAVDRMAALLGLDREAVEPGTSVTLLPYLDGERTPNLPNASGLLHGLRHDTTAGQVLQAAYDGAVHSLLGALDLVLDEDADRSTPLLLIGGGARGAAWQQTVRRLSGRPVQVPEARELVALGAAAQAAGLLTGEDPAAVARRWNTAAGPVLPAVERDRPALERIAGVLSDAAPLLERGTDSP, from the coding sequence ATGTCAGCAGCCGAGGGACCACTCGTCGTCGGTGTGGACACGTCGACCCAGTCCACGAAGGCGCTGGTCGTCGACGCGGCCACGGGGCGGGTCGTCGCCCGCGGGCAGGCGCCGCACACCGTGTCCTCCGGGGCGGGCCGCGAGAGCGACCCACGTCAGTGGTGGGAGGCCCTGTGCTCGGCGCTGGGCCAGTGCGGTGACGCCGCGCGCGAGGCGTCCGCCGTGTCGATCGGCGGCCAGCAGCACGGCCTCGTCACGCTCGACGCGCGGGGCGAGCCGGTGCGCCCGGCGCTGCTGTGGAACGACGTCCGGTCCGCGCCCCAGGCCCGCCGTCTGGTCGAGGAGCTGGGCGGTCCGAAGGGCTGGGCGGACCGCGCGGGCAGTGTGCCGGGGGCATCGTTCACCGTTGCCAAGTGGGCCTGGCTCAGCGAGCACGAACCGGAGGCGGTCGGCGCGACGAAGGCGGTACGGCTGCCTCACGACTACCTCACCGAGCGGCTCACCGGGCATGGCACGACGGACCGCGGCGACGCGTCCGGAACCGGCTGGTGGGCGTCGGCCACGGAGGCGTACGACGAGGAGACCCTCGCGCACGTGGGGCTCGACCCTGCCCTGCTGCCCCGGGTGGTGCGGCCCGGCGAGGTGGCCGGCACCGTGCGCGACAGCCATGACCTGCCTTTCTCGAAGGGCACCCTGGTGGCGGCCGGCACCGGCGACAACGCGGCGGCGGCGCTGGGGCTCGGCCTGCGTCCGGGCACCCCGGTGCTCAGCCTGGGCACCTCGGGGACCGTGTACGCCGTCTCCCGGCGCCGCCCCGGCGACCCGACCGGCACCGTGGCCGGCTTCGCCGACGCGCGCGAGGACTGGCTGCCGTTGGCCTGCACCCTGAACTGCACGCTGGCCGTGGACCGGATGGCCGCCCTGCTGGGCCTGGACCGCGAGGCCGTCGAGCCCGGCACCTCGGTGACCCTGCTGCCGTACCTGGACGGCGAACGCACACCGAACCTGCCGAACGCCTCCGGCCTGCTGCACGGGCTCCGCCACGACACCACCGCCGGCCAGGTGCTTCAGGCCGCCTACGATGGCGCGGTCCACTCGCTGCTCGGCGCGCTCGACCTGGTGCTCGACGAGGACGCCGACCGCAGCACCCCCTTGCTGCTGATCGGCGGGGGCGCCCGGGGCGCGGCCTGGCAGCAGACCGTACGACGGTTGTCCGGGCGGCCGGTGCAGGTGCCCGAGGCGAGGGAACTGGTCGCCCTGGGTGCCGCGGCGCAGGCGGCCGGACTGCTGACCGGCGAGGACCCGGCCGCGGTCGCCCGGCGCTGGAACACGGCCGCCGGTCCGGTCCTGCCGGCCGTGGAGCGGGACCGCCCGGCGCTGGAGCGGATCGCCGGGGTACTCTCCGACGCGGCCCCCCTGCTGGAACGGGGGACGGACTCCCCGTGA
- a CDS encoding APC family permease, producing MRGETTEALRPDAIGLREVLFQSVTAMAPAAAVAASIPSGAAFAGGSLPLSVLIALVACLFTASCVAELARELPAAGSVATYAARGLHPAVGFLVGWGYVFVEMLVPPLLLLQLGFTTAGTLHEEWTAYPADLWWPWSLAGAAVIAAAGYLGVRASARFGTVLGVFEILVLLVFAGWLVIKAGGGNTLSVFGTSHTADGYSGIGGVFAGSVYTVLAFAGFEAAAPLAEETRDPRRTMHRAVLGAALGIGLFYVVTTYAMTVYFGPEKFAGFGASGGASWEGVARASFGFFWVLVFLAVVNSTIANANACANVSTRTAFALARIRVFPALLATLHPRHRSPVAGIVVQTVVAVGAVLGLGFGYDPITAFLLLATVIVTVVIGVYIVVNLACAGHFLRGGRASLKPVRHLLFPVLGIAAFVPALLTAAGLPVFDFVTELTAPVSYAGPIVGVWMALGVVVLLALIRRHPDRVAETARVHLDEPASHPDQKGTVPR from the coding sequence ATGAGGGGTGAGACGACAGAGGCGCTGCGGCCCGATGCCATCGGGTTGCGCGAGGTCCTGTTCCAGAGCGTCACGGCCATGGCGCCGGCCGCCGCGGTGGCCGCGTCCATCCCGTCCGGGGCGGCCTTCGCCGGCGGCAGCCTCCCATTGTCCGTGCTGATCGCTCTGGTGGCCTGTCTGTTCACGGCTTCGTGCGTGGCCGAGCTGGCCCGAGAGCTGCCCGCCGCGGGCTCGGTGGCCACATATGCGGCGCGCGGCCTGCACCCGGCCGTGGGCTTCCTGGTCGGCTGGGGCTACGTCTTCGTGGAGATGCTCGTTCCGCCACTGCTGCTCCTGCAGCTCGGCTTCACCACGGCGGGCACGCTGCACGAGGAGTGGACCGCCTACCCGGCGGACCTCTGGTGGCCCTGGTCGCTCGCGGGTGCCGCCGTGATCGCCGCCGCCGGCTACCTGGGCGTCCGTGCCTCGGCGAGGTTCGGCACGGTGCTGGGTGTCTTCGAGATCCTGGTCCTCCTCGTGTTCGCCGGCTGGCTCGTCATCAAGGCCGGCGGGGGCAACACGCTGTCGGTGTTCGGCACGTCGCACACCGCGGACGGCTATTCGGGGATCGGCGGGGTCTTCGCCGGGTCCGTGTACACCGTGCTGGCGTTCGCCGGGTTCGAGGCGGCGGCTCCGCTCGCCGAGGAGACCCGCGACCCCCGGCGGACCATGCATCGCGCGGTCCTCGGAGCGGCCCTCGGCATCGGCCTGTTCTACGTGGTCACGACCTACGCGATGACGGTGTACTTCGGTCCGGAGAAGTTCGCCGGCTTCGGCGCGTCGGGCGGCGCGTCCTGGGAAGGCGTCGCCCGGGCCTCCTTCGGCTTCTTCTGGGTGCTGGTCTTCCTCGCGGTGGTCAACTCCACGATCGCCAACGCCAACGCCTGCGCCAACGTCTCGACCCGGACGGCCTTCGCGCTGGCCCGCATCCGCGTCTTCCCGGCACTGCTCGCCACGCTCCACCCGCGGCACCGCTCCCCCGTCGCCGGCATCGTGGTGCAGACCGTGGTGGCGGTCGGCGCCGTCCTCGGGCTCGGCTTCGGCTACGACCCCATCACCGCGTTCCTGCTGCTGGCCACGGTGATCGTCACCGTCGTCATCGGCGTCTACATCGTCGTGAACCTCGCCTGCGCGGGCCACTTCCTGCGCGGGGGCCGCGCCTCGCTGAAGCCGGTACGGCACCTGCTGTTCCCGGTGCTGGGCATCGCGGCGTTCGTCCCCGCCCTGCTGACCGCGGCCGGGCTCCCGGTGTTCGACTTCGTCACCGAGCTGACCGCCCCGGTGTCGTACGCCGGCCCGATCGTCGGCGTCTGGATGGCGCTGGGCGTCGTCGTCCTGCTGGCGCTGATACGCCGTCACCCCGACCGGGTCGCCGAGACGGCCCGGGTCCACCTCGACGAACCGGCGTCCCACCCCGACCAGAAGGGAACCGTTCCACGATGA
- a CDS encoding acetamidase/formamidase family protein, translating into MTDPRILTVRPEPDAYAWTFGGAPPVARIAPGTVLDLYTEDCFAGRVRSEKDLVSQVCEFPFLNPQTGPFHIEGAEPGDTVAVHFVSVEPARDWAASTTVPLFGALTSTHTTASLQPPLEERVWIWQLDRTRRTALFRARDSDIEVELPLEPMHGTVGVAPANLEVRSALVPDAHGGNMDTPEMRAGVTCYLGVNVDGALLSLGDGHARQGEGETCGVAVECAMNTVVIVDLLKDVVTPWPRLESDTHIISTGSARPLEDAFRISQLDLVQWLVRDYGFSELDAYQFATQTVESPLANVCDTNYTCVAKLRKEWLPARETYRGVHARLRETARTLRP; encoded by the coding sequence ATGACCGACCCCCGGATCCTGACCGTGCGCCCGGAACCGGACGCGTACGCGTGGACCTTCGGCGGCGCGCCCCCGGTGGCGCGGATCGCGCCCGGCACGGTCCTAGACCTGTACACGGAGGACTGCTTCGCCGGCCGGGTGCGCTCGGAGAAGGACCTCGTGTCGCAGGTCTGCGAGTTCCCGTTCCTCAACCCGCAGACCGGCCCCTTCCACATCGAGGGCGCCGAGCCGGGCGACACCGTCGCGGTGCACTTCGTGTCCGTCGAACCGGCCCGGGACTGGGCCGCGTCCACCACGGTCCCCCTCTTCGGCGCGCTGACGTCGACGCACACCACGGCGTCGCTGCAGCCGCCCCTGGAGGAGCGGGTCTGGATCTGGCAGCTGGACCGCACCCGGCGCACCGCTCTGTTCCGGGCGCGGGACAGCGACATCGAGGTGGAGCTGCCGCTGGAGCCCATGCACGGCACGGTGGGCGTGGCGCCCGCCAACCTGGAGGTGCGTTCGGCGCTGGTACCGGACGCGCACGGCGGCAACATGGACACGCCTGAGATGCGCGCCGGCGTCACCTGCTACCTGGGGGTGAACGTCGACGGGGCGCTGCTCAGCCTCGGTGACGGGCATGCCCGTCAGGGGGAGGGCGAGACGTGCGGCGTGGCGGTGGAGTGCGCGATGAACACAGTGGTCATCGTCGACCTGCTCAAGGACGTCGTCACGCCGTGGCCCCGGCTGGAATCGGACACACACATCATCTCGACGGGTTCGGCGCGCCCGCTGGAGGACGCGTTCCGGATATCGCAGCTCGACCTGGTGCAGTGGCTGGTGCGCGACTACGGCTTCAGTGAGCTGGACGCGTATCAGTTCGCAACCCAGACCGTCGAATCACCGTTGGCCAACGTGTGCGACACCAACTACACGTGCGTGGCCAAGCTCCGCAAGGAGTGGCTGCCCGCGCGGGAGACCTACCGCGGCGTGCACGCACGACTGCGGGAGACGGCCCGGACGCTCCGTCCCTGA
- a CDS encoding ROK family transcriptional regulator — protein sequence MTAPLHEARPPGAGRALPDTQQGMRRRNLARVMHAVRADGPLSRAAVASHIGLTRAAVSTLVDELIRSGLLEELGPERPGRVGRPGSALALSGCGPAGIGAEIGVDHLAVCAVDLRGAVRARAVRNGTNRGRDPRPVTEELTALVQRVVVDAERQGLWPAGMAVAVPGLVARDGRTVVRAPNLDWYDTDLGALLPRDVPLTVDNEANFGALAELWLGAATPRDFLHVSAEIGIGAAVVVDGQVLRGTRGFAGELGHVPVRPDGLPCPCGGRGCLEQYAGEVAVLRAAGLRPRGNLAGLLTERADDGDEAVRRALREAGQALGVALTGAVNLLDPQTVVLGGALAGLSPWLLPALETELRDRTAGPACPVAVSALGSEGPLLGAAHSVVRAVLDDPASVAAR from the coding sequence ATGACCGCACCGCTGCACGAGGCACGCCCGCCGGGTGCCGGCCGTGCCCTGCCAGACACCCAGCAGGGCATGCGCAGGCGCAATCTCGCCCGCGTGATGCACGCCGTCCGCGCGGACGGACCGCTGTCCCGGGCGGCGGTCGCCTCACACATCGGACTGACCCGCGCCGCGGTGTCGACGCTCGTGGACGAGCTGATCCGCTCGGGCCTGCTGGAGGAACTGGGCCCCGAACGTCCGGGCCGGGTGGGCCGCCCGGGGTCGGCGCTCGCGCTCAGCGGGTGCGGCCCGGCGGGGATCGGCGCGGAGATCGGCGTCGACCATCTCGCCGTGTGCGCGGTGGACCTGCGCGGCGCCGTCCGCGCGCGGGCGGTGCGGAACGGAACCAACCGGGGCCGCGATCCCAGGCCGGTGACCGAGGAGCTCACGGCCTTGGTCCAGCGGGTCGTCGTCGACGCGGAGCGGCAGGGCCTGTGGCCGGCGGGGATGGCGGTCGCCGTACCCGGGCTCGTCGCCCGAGACGGCCGTACCGTCGTCCGGGCGCCCAACCTCGACTGGTACGACACGGATCTCGGCGCCCTGCTGCCCCGCGATGTGCCGCTGACCGTGGACAACGAGGCGAACTTCGGCGCGCTGGCCGAGCTGTGGCTCGGGGCGGCCACCCCCCGCGACTTCCTGCACGTCTCGGCGGAGATCGGCATCGGGGCGGCGGTCGTCGTGGACGGTCAGGTGCTGCGGGGCACGCGCGGGTTCGCCGGGGAGCTGGGCCATGTGCCCGTACGGCCGGACGGGCTCCCGTGCCCGTGCGGGGGGCGCGGCTGCCTGGAACAGTACGCGGGCGAGGTGGCGGTGCTCCGTGCGGCCGGTCTGCGGCCGCGCGGGAACCTCGCCGGCCTGCTCACGGAGCGCGCGGACGACGGCGACGAGGCTGTGCGGCGCGCGCTGCGGGAGGCGGGTCAGGCGCTCGGCGTCGCGCTGACCGGGGCGGTCAATCTGCTCGACCCGCAGACGGTTGTGCTCGGGGGCGCCCTCGCCGGGCTCTCGCCCTGGTTGCTGCCCGCCCTGGAAACCGAGCTGCGGGACCGCACTGCGGGGCCGGCGTGCCCGGTGGCCGTGTCCGCGCTGGGGTCCGAGGGCCCGTTGCTGGGCGCCGCCCACTCGGTCGTCCGGGCCGTGCTGGACGACCCCGCCTCGGTGGCCGCCCGCTGA
- the xylA gene encoding xylose isomerase encodes MSYQPTPSDRFTFGLWTVGWQGRDPFGDATRSALDPVETVRRLAAMGAHGVTFHDDDLIPFGASDAERESHVKRFRQALDATGMTVPMATTNLFTHPVFKDGAFTANDRDVRRYALRKTIRNIDLAAELGAKTYVAWGGREGAESGAAKDVRAALDRMKEAFDLLGEYVTAQGYDLRFAIEPKPNEPRGDILLPTVGHALAFIERLERPELYGVNPEVGHEQMAGLNFPHGIAQALWAGKLFHIDLNGQSGIKYDQDLRFGAGDLRAAFWLVDLLESAGYDGPRHFDFKPPRTEDLDGVWASAAGCMRNYLILKERSAAFRADPDVQEALRAARLDQLALPTAADGLRALLADHTAFEDFDVEAAAARGMAFEHLDQLAMDHLLGARG; translated from the coding sequence ATGAGCTACCAGCCCACCCCCTCGGACAGGTTCACCTTCGGTCTGTGGACCGTCGGCTGGCAGGGGCGGGACCCGTTCGGCGACGCCACCCGCAGCGCCCTCGACCCGGTCGAGACGGTGCGGCGCCTGGCCGCGATGGGCGCCCACGGGGTCACCTTCCACGACGACGACCTGATCCCCTTCGGGGCCTCGGACGCCGAGCGCGAGTCGCACGTCAAGCGCTTCCGCCAGGCCCTGGACGCGACCGGCATGACCGTGCCGATGGCCACCACCAACCTCTTCACGCACCCCGTCTTCAAGGACGGCGCGTTCACCGCCAACGACCGCGACGTACGCCGCTACGCGCTGCGCAAGACGATCCGCAACATCGACCTGGCCGCGGAGCTGGGCGCGAAGACGTACGTCGCCTGGGGCGGCCGCGAGGGCGCCGAGTCGGGCGCCGCCAAGGACGTACGCGCCGCCCTCGACCGCATGAAGGAGGCCTTCGACCTCCTCGGCGAGTACGTCACCGCCCAGGGCTACGACCTCCGCTTCGCCATCGAGCCCAAGCCGAACGAGCCCCGGGGCGACATCCTCCTGCCCACCGTCGGGCACGCGCTGGCCTTCATCGAGCGCCTGGAGCGGCCCGAGCTGTACGGCGTCAACCCGGAGGTCGGCCACGAGCAGATGGCCGGACTCAACTTCCCGCACGGCATCGCCCAGGCCCTGTGGGCGGGCAAGCTCTTCCACATCGACCTCAACGGCCAGTCCGGCATCAAGTACGACCAGGACCTCCGCTTCGGCGCGGGCGATCTGCGGGCCGCGTTCTGGCTGGTCGACCTGCTGGAGAGCGCCGGCTACGACGGCCCGCGCCACTTCGACTTCAAGCCGCCGCGGACCGAGGATCTCGACGGCGTGTGGGCCTCGGCCGCCGGGTGCATGCGCAACTACCTCATCCTGAAGGAGCGTTCGGCGGCGTTCCGCGCCGATCCCGACGTCCAGGAGGCCCTGCGCGCCGCGCGCCTCGACCAGCTCGCCCTGCCGACCGCGGCGGACGGCCTGCGGGCCCTGCTCGCCGACCACACCGCTTTCGAGGACTTCGACGTGGAGGCGGCGGCCGCGCGCGGCATGGCCTTCGAGCACCTCGACCAGCTGGCGATGGACCACCTGCTGGGAGCGCGGGGCTGA
- a CDS encoding DUF4232 domain-containing protein, with the protein MSPLRLRPTAAAALSLAALGMLSACGRETAVGAGDRPASVAGAGDPSASLGGACGTHQAGAPSASQPPAAPPDSSRSSAQETNGVRMTGPGDRAGGCAGFQVTNHEDVTLTYTVTFGFRSASGGLRDTATRVLAGVKPGRTVSGTLGRGNTTASDWSGVDIVKVRSVPTAEAPAPGGPCPASGTRLYADDGDAAMGLRVVTLHLENCGSTPYHLAGYARISPLGLDHRVVPGVRILHGGSAVAQGTGADGPARPLTLAPGERAHAGLVWRNTVLAGTPVNAPYVRVWARQGARPVTVTPELDLGTTGKLAIGPWKRDR; encoded by the coding sequence ATGAGTCCCCTCCGCCTCCGGCCCACGGCTGCCGCCGCTCTGTCCCTCGCCGCACTCGGCATGCTGTCCGCCTGCGGCCGGGAAACAGCTGTCGGCGCCGGTGACCGGCCTGCCTCCGTTGCCGGAGCCGGTGACCCATCCGCCTCCCTCGGAGGGGCCTGCGGGACCCACCAGGCGGGAGCACCGTCCGCGTCCCAGCCGCCGGCGGCACCGCCCGACTCCTCCCGTTCCTCCGCCCAGGAGACGAACGGGGTGCGGATGACCGGCCCGGGCGACCGTGCCGGCGGCTGCGCCGGGTTCCAGGTCACCAACCACGAGGACGTGACCCTCACCTACACCGTCACGTTCGGGTTCCGCTCCGCGTCCGGAGGCCTGAGGGATACGGCGACCCGGGTCCTCGCCGGTGTGAAGCCGGGCCGAACCGTCAGCGGAACGCTCGGCCGCGGCAACACGACCGCCTCCGACTGGTCCGGAGTGGACATCGTCAAGGTGCGCAGCGTCCCGACCGCCGAGGCACCGGCGCCGGGCGGCCCCTGTCCGGCGTCCGGGACACGGCTGTACGCCGACGACGGCGACGCGGCGATGGGCCTGCGCGTCGTCACGCTCCACCTGGAGAACTGCGGCAGCACCCCGTACCACCTGGCCGGCTACGCCAGGATCAGCCCCCTCGGACTGGACCACAGGGTGGTGCCCGGCGTCCGGATCCTCCACGGCGGCTCCGCCGTTGCGCAGGGCACGGGAGCCGACGGCCCGGCGCGTCCACTGACCCTGGCGCCGGGGGAGCGCGCGCACGCGGGACTGGTCTGGCGCAACACGGTTCTCGCCGGCACCCCGGTGAACGCCCCCTACGTCAGGGTCTGGGCGAGGCAGGGCGCGCGGCCCGTGACCGTGACTCCGGAACTGGACCTCGGGACGACGGGGAAGCTCGCGATCGGGCCCTGGAAGAGGGACCGGTGA